Genomic DNA from Nitratidesulfovibrio vulgaris str. Hildenborough:
TCCCTTGTCCGAACGTGCCATCGCTATGCGCGACATGACGTCGCTTCCCGCCCCCATTTGCGGGTTGGTTTCACTGCCCTGTGCGGCGACCGTGCCGTCGGGGGCAAGCAGACTCCATTGCAGTGAGGTCGTACCTAGGTCGACGGCGAGGCGGAACGGCCCGGGGTGTTTCGGGCGTGATGCATGCCGGTGAGGCATGACCGGGAGAGGCACATGCACCACCATGCCGTGGGCAGGCGCATGGCGACAGGCAAGCCGCCAGCCTGCGGAGATGTCTTCGGCGGAGAAGAACTCTCGGTCGTCTTCATGCGGTGCAGGTGCGGCTTCAGTGATGCGTACCCGGCAGCGACCGCAGCGTGCCAGCCCGGAGCATAGCGGGGGCGAGGCAAGTCCTGCATCCACCCATATCAGCCGGGCGAGAGTCGACGTCTCGCCGAGGGTCTGTCTGATGGAACGGTCGGTTGCATCGATGATGGTGCAAGATGTCACTGGCGTTGTCTCCGGATGGGGCTGCATGAAGCGTAGATGCCTGTGGCGGCGTGCAGCTGAAGTGAATCATTGCCTAACATATGCCGATGATGTACCTTTCTGATATATGTACTAGTATATCCGCATAACGGGAATAGCGACATGCTCGGTTTTGGAATCTTCATCGGTTTCGTTCTGCTCATGGGCGGGTTGATGTACACGCAGGCCCGCAGCGGACGGCGTGAGACTCTCCTGCAAGCCATGCGCGAACAGAAGCGTGTCGCTATGCTTGAATTGCGTACGGTGCAGGACAGCGTCGTGCAACTCAAGCAACTCGAACTGCAACTGCGTCGTCGTGTCGATGCCATCGAAGAAGAGCAGGACAGGTTGCAACGCATGGCCGAGGCCCGTTTGGGCGTATCACACGAAACACTCGTGGATGCATTGCTGGCCGATGGCGTGCTGAGCACCGATTCGCTGGCACGCCTCCGCGCCTATGCTTCCCAGACCGCTTCCGGGCAGGCATTGCCCGATATCGCCGTCATGCTTGGCCTGCTCACCCCGGAAGCCCTCTCCGCAGCGCGCCGCAAGTACCCCGGGCTCGAATAGCCAGTACACTGGCCCCTATCTTGCAACGTAAAAGAGGGCGGCAGGATGCGCCCTTTCCTTGACCCGGAAGATGGCTGGCCCTATTCTACGTTCGTCGCATTGCGATTATACATGTCTTGGAGCTGACGTACCACCATGAACAAGATTCTGGCACAGGACGAGGTAGACGCCCTTCTGCGCGGTCTCTCCGGCGGAGAGATCGAGAGCGAGACGGACATACAGCATGATGACTCGGGCATCGTGCCCTTCGACCTTGCGAATCAGGATCGTATCATCCGTGGACGGATGCCCGTCCTCGAGATCGTCAACGACAGGTTCGCCCGGCTGTGCACCAATGCGCTCAGCAACGCGGTCCGCAAGCGTGTGGAACTGAATCCCATCTCCATCGACATGACCAAGTTCGGCGACTTCATGCGGTCGCTGCCCGTGCCCACCAGCATCAACATCTTCAAGATGGAACCGTTGCGCGGCAACGCCATCATCGTCGTCGACTCCCGGCTGGTGTTCGCACTGGTCGAGAACTTCTTCGGCGGGTCCGGTAGCCAGCCCAAGATAGAGGGTCGCGAGTTCACGCGCATCGAGCAGGCCATCGTGGACAGGGTGATTCATATCGCCCTCGACAACATGGAAGAGTCGTGGCGCCCCGTGCATGACGTGCACCTTGAACTGGTGCGTTCCGAGATCAACCCGCAATTCGCCGCCATCGTGCCGCCCAGTGACGTGGTGGTGGTCATCACCTTCGAGGTGGAACTCGACAGCGCCATCGGGTCCATGGTCATCTGCCTGCCCTATGCCACCATCGAGCCCATCCGTTCCAAGCTTCACGCCAGTTTCCAGACCGAACGCCTCGAAGTCGACCATGCATGGGTCGCCCGTCTGAAGGAACGCCTCATGGAGACGCCGGTGGAACTCAAGGTGCGCTTCGGCGAGACCAAGATCACAGGCAACCAGTTGCTGCGGCTTCAGGTGGGTGATGTGCTGCTGCTCGATACCGACACCGACGACATGCTCGAGGTGACCATCGCGGGCGTCACCAAATTCTGGGGGCTTGGCGGCACGGTCAAGGCCAACAAGGCGTTCCAGATCGTCAAGGAAGAGGAACCCCGCTACACGTGATGCCGTGCGCAAAGGGGAGGCCTGCCCCCCGTCATGGGAATACCGGGCGGGACGAAAGGGCTTGCGCCGTCTTCGGAGCGCGACAGTGAGGCCTTGGCGACGCAGTCCCCCGACCATGGAACGTGGGTGCATATCCCCGATGCCTGATGGTGTCGGCAGTCAGTGACGGCAGTGGAGATCTTCTTTCCACGACGCCTTCTTCAAAGCCCGTAAGGGCTTTTTTCGCGTCCTGTGCCATGCGGCATGAACATGTTTCCATCTGGTTCCTGATGGGAAGCGAGCCTGGTCTTGAGTGCTGTTGGTTAGCCTTTAGGCCGGTGCTGGGCCGTTTCAATCCCATTCCTGCACCTGACGTACCGAAGGGCATCGTGCCGCCCCTCCTGTCGGACGGGCCGTGAACGCCAATGGGCACTCGGCGTGTCTGACGGGTGGACCACAGCTGCCTGCCAGCGGTATGGCCACATCCCGTGTAGGGCGGAGGTCTTCGCCCCCGAGGCTCGTGCAGGGGAGAAGGGGTGCGCAGAGGAGGCATGGGACGGCGATGCATCGTCCCTCGCAGATGGGGCCAGCGGGAAGAGGGGGGCGCGAAAAGGGTGACGTCAGCGGGCGTAGGGGTAGTCGCAAGGTGGATAATAGACTTCCGAAAGTGTGAGCCCACAGGCTGGCGCGGTGGCAGGGGCCCGCGAACGGTCGAGGGTCGCCATGATGCCCGGCACGTCATCGGCGGCGAGGGCACCGCGTCCTACAGCCACCAGCAGACCCATCATGTTGCGCACCATCTGCTTGAGGAACCCGTCCCCCTCGAAGGACCACACAAGCTCAAGCCCGATGCCCGCCAGCGGATGTCCAGCCGTTGCGGGAGGCTGGTCAGGGTGCGTGCCCGTGCATCGCCATGAGGTGTATGGTTCGCTACACGTGAGCAGGGCCCCGGCTGGCAATGTCCCTGAGGGGCAGCGCCTGATGGCATGGACGGTTCGCACCGTCGAGGTGA
This window encodes:
- the fliM gene encoding flagellar motor switch protein FliM is translated as MNKILAQDEVDALLRGLSGGEIESETDIQHDDSGIVPFDLANQDRIIRGRMPVLEIVNDRFARLCTNALSNAVRKRVELNPISIDMTKFGDFMRSLPVPTSINIFKMEPLRGNAIIVVDSRLVFALVENFFGGSGSQPKIEGREFTRIEQAIVDRVIHIALDNMEESWRPVHDVHLELVRSEINPQFAAIVPPSDVVVVITFEVELDSAIGSMVICLPYATIEPIRSKLHASFQTERLEVDHAWVARLKERLMETPVELKVRFGETKITGNQLLRLQVGDVLLLDTDTDDMLEVTIAGVTKFWGLGGTVKANKAFQIVKEEEPRYT